TCATATCAAAAAATACCTTCGTAATTGAAACATCgttttaatatctttcaaattgtttaatttaaaagaaataaacaatagtTTGCAAACGAAAACTTCCAAAGttactattaaattaaagCGACAACTATTACTTCTAAAAAGATAAATTATATCGATGATATAGAGCAATTAGTAAGAGTTAATGCATGAATAAGAACAAAGTAATGTACGTTTTCATTAACACAATTTAACaatctgaaaatattgtaaaaagttATATGAGGAGTTCTGCAAAAATCAATGGTTAAACTCTAttatctgaattttattcaaggCACCACaagaaaattactgaattctGGTTTGTTTCCATACTATTTGTGGCACTGTTTAATCTGCGACGCCGTTTTCCTAAACATAAGATATATTAAACAAGTACcgttctcattttttacccaGCATTCTTTGAAAACATGGTGTGACGGTATCTTCTTTTTTGGTTTAATAGCTTTTTGTTACTAAAATATAACGTTGATAAATTCTGgtaactaaaaaaatgtaaagcgACCAAAtcaaatatacgtatatgtggGTGCGCGCAAGAATGCGAAACTAGTGCAGATATACACTCGTTTTAAATACCAAAAGTGACAACATTATGATGATTATAACTTTATATACCTGAAGTACCATGattaaatacatacaattatCGTAATTTACAATAGTATAGTTTTACGTTTCATCACGAACGGGGTGCTTTGTTTTCATGTAAAGAAGCACTTTAGATGTTAGTGAGCCGAGATGCCtacattatacaaaaaaaactatCACCCTTTGCAGTCGATGCAGTATATTCGCAATTGCACAGTAGTATACAGATAGGAGATCGGGAGTAGATTTAACAGTCAATTACTCTTCTAGATCATCTTTCCAGTATTTCACACGAGAGTTATGCTACTCACAAATCTTGATTTTTTATAGTGTTTCAACAATACCACATAAATTCTGCTTGTCTCCATCATCTTGACAAATATGTACGATCATGCGTTCCACGGTTTTACACGTTAAAAACGCTATAAGTTTATTTGGCACGAGTGCGCCTCACATTTGGAAGAACTATGCAATTTTTCATGTTGCATAtgattgttttttctttctttacgtGTACCGTATttagttttgagaaaaatacaTCGTATTTTACAGAAACATATATACTGCATTATACACACCAAAAAACTTTCTAATACGCTTAATGAATTATACAGAATTATAAACGGGAAACATAGTAAaggatttttataattcaatataatatttcgaaatattataaaaagaaagtaagtaATTAGGCTAATTGGAAAGAGTATAACGTTTTTAACTAACTGTTGCATGAGATTTATGCGAAAAAAATACTTCACtctattaaacataaaatcgGTAAAAATTGCTTAATCCTTCCATATTTTAAGATTCaatctttcattttacattaacTCGTGTCGTACCAGAATTATTTAGTTTCACGAAAAAAACGTCTTGTCTCGTGTCCTTTATGTCATTTATGTCAATGTCCATATCTCACACCACCGTGTCTCACAATGGCGAAGTTGTATTTTGTCTAAAATGGTCTTCCTTCCTCTATTTTTTCCTTGCATAGtccaaaatttttaattgcttcCAGTCCAGTAATTAGGACTATATCCTGGTTTTGCTTGGGCTTTGTTTTGGGAACTTGTATTGGACCTTTGGCCTGTGCTGCTACCACCATCTTGATGAAGTGGCTGATGCAATTGATGAGCCATAGTTGGGATAAACAAATGTGGTGTTCCATATGCACTAGGCAAACCAGCGTTTTGACTGCCAGTAAGATTAAATGGCGGAGGAGTTGCTGAGTGAAAAGTTTGTTTATCATAGGActagaataatagaaaaatgttattatctTCCACTGCaacttgtaaaatattgtactaTGATTGATTTTATGAGAAAACTTACATTTACTTTACTAAGCGCTACATGACTTTTTGCATACATAGTCGCGCTTATATCAGTTGCAGATGATCCACCAGTATTAGTATTTCCAGTAGATGTTCCTGTTTTGCCAGTTTGTGTACTGTTATAACTGCTTCCTGCACCTTTGTAGTCAGCAGAGGGACCAGCAGATGCCATAGCATCGTAGCTTGCGCCAGCACCATATCCAGATCCGTAACTTCCAGGTTTAGCACTATATGCTCCGCTGTTCGTGCCCGCATTACCAGCAGTAGCTATCTgctataataaattacattgaTAAACGGAATgcaaattttccaaatgaaatgcaaaatttaattaacttacAGGATAAATGGCAGCAGGAGTTCCGTATTGAAAACTACCTGGCATTATTCCACCGCCGTATGCAAAGTATGCGTAAGTCGGAGGAAGCGTAGGATTTATCATTGGTTGCTGATGCTGAGTAGCAGTCTgcaaataatgtaaataaaaaatgattttaatctGATAAAATGTATCCGGTTGAAACTATCAAAATAATGTCCAAGTATTCCAACAACACTGTTAAGCTGGTCGTCAAGTCTACGAAATGCTTAAACCTAACCTGTTGCGACATAGTAGATGGAACTGGAGATGCATTGCTGTCGTTTCTGGTGAACCTGGCGTCATTAATACTGGTATAGGCTCCCTGTACACCTTGTACTCCTTGGACACCTTGTACACCGGAAAGTGCATCTCCTCGTCCTCCACCGAGACTGGTAGCAGGGCCGGTTGTCTGATAGCCCAAGGGCGCGTCATAGTAACCAGTAGTTGGCTGCAGGTTAGTCAGGAAGGCCAAACACAAAACTACATGCATACACTGTGTACTCCAAATACAAGAAGGCTATCTAATTGCTAATACTACGCGTACAGGGTTTAGGGTAGATAACATGCGGTTTGAGTTGTACCCgactctttttaatttatctaattaaaataaaattataataatcacTATTTTAGCATAaacttgtaaattatttttcttaactaTTTTTGGATATCTAattgataatgataatgatgataataataataatacaaacgacaagaaaaaataataataatatacaaacaaaGCACGCATTCTCTAAGAAAGTGTGCAAAAGGAAGTACAACTTAACCACTTGGAAATTGCAATTGCATGATATTtccatagaattttaaatacgtgACATTAGATATggagcaaataaaataaataaataaaaaaggaagataGTTGTATAAGCTACAGTGAGTTTGCGATCAAAACATGTCATTAGTGAAAATCTGAATTCCGAACCAGctaaactttcaaaatatatataccaCGCCCAAATTGATCATAGACATTTTTACTCCTCTACGAAATAgtgttttagaaataaaaaccTTTCCAATCATTTATTTGATGCGATACATCTCACTATGGATAAATACACTAAACTTCTTGTGCCATCACGAGGACGtgagaagaaaattcataattccttaaaaaaataaaaataaaagaaatattgaagtaacGAGCAGCTACCAAGCAATAAAGAAATGATTACTTCAGCATTCTTCTTACTAGGTAATcttaacaaaaaatagaatagCACGCTCCAGAGTAGTACACCCGAAACATCATCTTTTCTTTTGAAGTGAAAatgctaatatttttttttttttttaaacaagtataataaatatattcaattatgttctgtaaaataaatcaatgtaCTCTTTTTAAAGTGTACGTTACTCTAAAGAagcattttaattgaatcaaGTACAAATTacttaagaaattaaaaaatgaataacttGTACTTGAATCTGTTGCATAAATTGATCGATCGAGTAATAACTGACCATGTGTGGTATTCTTTGTTGCATAAGCTGCATATCTTCAAAACTATACATTGGTTGCTGGAACGCATAAGGTACACCTTGGCCCATAATATATTGATGACTTAGCATCGGTGTCATACTGCCAGCTGCACCACCACCTGTGATATTTCCAGTTCCACTATTACCAGTTACTACACCACTCGATGTACTTTTCGGTACCGCTATATAAAAACCACGTTATATTTATCACTTTTGATTTGATTGATTTATCTAATTTCATTATGATATAAAATCTACTTACCATTGGAATTAGTTACTTTAGTTTGTGAACTATTTACGGAGGCAGAGCTAAGGCCTAATGTAGGTGCCGTGGTAGTTGCAAGAGAACTATTGGATGTCGTCGTGTTACTATCGTATTGAGAATCTTTTGTTGTGTTACTGTTCAATTTATGATTATGAGACGCCGTTTGTGGCTGACTACCATATGTGCCATATGCACTAGCATATACCTACAAATGcagtattgtaattttatctGCACaagtaatattcaaaattactttaaaataaGATACTTACAGACTGTGCAGCGCTTTGATAAGCTCCAGAAGTTTGTGTAATAGGTGAAGTAAATGTAGTAACAGAGGGTTGGTAAGCTTGTGGTGTCGATTGGAATGAAGAAGATCCCTGATAACCACTTGTTTGATACCCTGTACTACTGTTTGATACAGTATTCGTAACTACAACCTGTGCTTGATACTGCGATGTTGTAGCAGGTACGTATCCGCTCGTAGATTGGTAAACCTATGTATATAATGAGAACATTACTCCATACACGGTGAAAAGCATAACTGAACTCAAGAACGAATCTATCATGAAACTAATGATGTTTCAACTCTGATCCCTcgtaaagaaggaaagaaataatgaCTTTTACAATACTTGTTGCTACTGGTTCAGTTATATTTCTCATTGTAACTTAGGAATTTTCAACATTGTATGGAAGACACCCGcctcaaaaaaagaaatcttaaaaGGTGtactttaaaagtaataattcaaaatacaaTGAAGGTATTTAAATCATATGGACTAATTTTCAAGCTTTCAAACTTTTCTGATTTAACTACCCAATGTTTGTATGAAGCTATGTTCTAATGACAATTTTGAGACAATGATGAACAAGTGGGTGATCAATTACTACTGGGGTGAGcctacaaagaaaatatacccCCTCCCCTAACCTCTTGAATTATAAGACGCCTCTTATAGGTTTCGCTCCCTACTTTGAAAAACAATGGTGTAACTTTAATATAATCATCTTAAAATTACCTGATTAGTAGTTGTTGGTTGATTATAACCTGAAGTTGCAGACACAGGCGCCGATGGAGAAGCTTGATTGAAAGTTGACGTATTGGATTGAGGAAATGACGACGAAGAATTATAACTTGCTTGTGAAACAGTTGGCGTCGCGGAATAGCTATTGGCACTAGTGCCTGACGCTGTTTGGAAGGACGATTGAGCCGATTCAGCATTTGTAGAATATGCATTATAAGTGCTTGGCGTTGCAGCAGGTGGTTGAAATGATGACTTTTGGGACTGGTAAGTTGTTGCTGTACCATATGTTGGTGCATTTCCTGGTGAGACTTGCGAGGTAAAATCTTGTTTTGTTATGTCTAAAGTTTGACCAGTACTACTACCGCGAGCAGTAAAACTTTGAGCGTTTATTGAATGTTCACTCGACACTGGTAAATTATCACTATTTGATAactgaaaacaattattattctgtaattataaaaaaattaaaaacggcAAATGCTTATACTTCCGTATACGTAAAATAGTAAGCTACTTACAATTTGAGAAGTAGTACTGAAAGGTGTTGTTGATGTTTGTGTTGTTTCAATGTCTAGAGACTTATTTGTATTGGCAGTGTTTACGGCATTCGTGGCAGAAGACACATCTACACCAGGAATTGTACTACTCgctgaattgaatttttcattcgcagAACCATCAAGAGAACTTGAATCGCTACCAAACTCTAAAGCGCCAAATTGAACATCGAGAAATCCAATGCCGCTATTCACAGCATCTCCTGGCATTTCAACGGCGCTAGATGGGATTTTTGATGGCGGTGGCACTCGTGGGCGTTGTTTTGTCTGTCTTTGAGGCTAATATATTTGAACAATAATTAAggattacaataaatttataaaataaattcacttcAAGTACAATATTTGACTAGCTACCTGACTGGATATCGACGATGAGAATGTTGTTTGTCCAGCagcttttaaattttcactCGTTTGCTGGGTAAGTTGTGTAAAATACTGAGTCTGTGCAGCTGTTAATACTCCGCCGCTGATAGCATTTGGTTGCTGCAATAGTTGCATCGTTGGTAAGTTCAGCACAGGTTGTTGTTGCTGGGACTGCTGAATTAAAGTCTGTTGCTGAATCGAAGGTATTTCCGATAATTTTGGTAGTTccttaaatatatatgtattaaatgaatagatagtcaaattaataaatatttatatattaaatgacgttttaaaattatgtacTTCTTGTTGCAGTAACGACAAATTTACATTCTGATTAGATTGCACCGACTGCAGATCTTgagtttttgtttcttctatgGAGGATGGAACTTCCGCTACAGAAGTACTTggtgtaaaaacttttgtatcTGCCAATGAACCTGTATATTCTTCGTTGTCCCAGTCTTCTGTAGAATCCAAATTATTCCATGCATCTActcatacattttaataaataagacACCAATTTAGAATAActtaaaacattaataacaaatatttatgatgtaGCTTACCCATCTTTGGTTCCTGGACAGTTTGTTGTTGTTCATCGTTACCTGTCCATGTATCAATCGaacgattaaaattatgaGGCGACGATGTTGATGATGGATCATTACGATTGGCAAATGTTCGCGGACCAAGTCCTCTTCCTCCACCGCGTCCTCCTCGACCAGGTCTACCAGGACCGCCTCTCCCTCTTCTATTACCACTGTAGCTGCCATCGCGAACACCATCCTccatatttctttcattctctttATTTTCCCGACCGCGCcctaaataaacatttatttagaattgcAATTGTTAAGGGAAGGCAATTTCTTCTTTGTCTACTTTATCAGATAACTCAAATCAATTTGTTGTTTTGGTTTCGTAAAAGAACAactaaaagttttaatttgattacaatatgtaataaagttttatataGTTGGTTTATTATAATCATTTCCCTATTATTGTTAGTTCAATGTGTTTTTATAAGTTCATCTCTAGAggatttttgtaatttttgtctTCATATATCATTAAGGAAGAAATAGCTACATTTCTCTATCAATTATAATCGTACTTATTGAAGAGCAATTATAATtgatgtatataaaaatttgttaatgtataaaataaacatgatttgcaataatataattggATATATACGACGTTTTTTAACTTACATCCACGATTATCATGATTAGCACGTCCTCGCATACGCGGAGGACCACCACCTCGTTGATTACGCCTTTCATCCCAGTCGCCACCTTCGTCCTGACCCGCAGAAGTATCCATGTTTTGTTTGGAACCACTAGGTTGGCGaggctttttcttttttacttccCATTCTGTTTTCACGCCTTCCAACAAATCATTGACAGCGCGGTCGAGGTCTCCGTCGCTATCATGTAAAGCCATGACAACTTCGTCCTCTGAGCGTCTAGTCATATCCATGACCTGCTTGATACGTTCCTTCAAAATAGGATCTTCCCCACTGCCCATTCTCGTGTCAATGATTTGTGCATGCCGCGTCTGAACAGTGTTTGGCTGAAACGCCatagtttttaataaagaattctcagttacataatattaaagaataaatgaaaataataataaacagcaCATACTGACCTGTGCCTTTTCATGTTTTGTCGAATCCGATGATTTAGTTTGATGATCTGACTTTCCATGTTGTTGTGAAGATTTGTTTTTGTTGGTGCCCTTCCCGCCGGAGGACACCGATTTGTTGCTTGAACTCATTGCCAACTAAAATCCCACACACCTATATCACTCACCTATCACACTATATACACTCTCTATTTACAGTCTGTAACAAAGTAAACATTTAATCGTGTATATCTAATATATTCGATTCTTAGTttcatgtaaataataaatacatttattacattactcttatttatattaattgatttaaaatttatattctaatcatattataattcttataaaaatgcATGTACTCTAGAATTTCTGattaaacatgaaaatgttttatttaaataactcaTATAATTGCATATTgctgcattttttttatttcagaagtCTGAAAATGATTGGCAATTATGTGCATTTCTTGTTTCATATggcataaaataaatatttgagattataattattattaatttattgatataaaagaaatcattaaATGCAATTAATGATTCCAAATTGTAACATAtactttacaaaataattaataatacatcatATCAAAGTATCAaccataaatgtttttaattttgaataataaacaataaagttaagaagtttcatcaaaattttgatataaagatattaaaatatcgttatGAAAGGAGTTGATTCAATGCAATTTGCATTTAAACAAAGACAGTATGATTAACTTAACATAGCTAAATGATAGTAATATACTAAATGTTGCTTTATACTAAAATACATCtttgataatataataaatcaacaaaataaaattataaaagaatatataatcaaaattatatcttCTTTATCAAAGGATATGTAATACAGTTTAAACAtatcattaaatttatcaGGAGAATCGAATGTTTACACACCAAAAatgatatgaaaaattatttgtgtaTACTATGATCAGTAATTACAGATAACAATTATATCAcaattacaaatacaaaattataattatgatcATATATAATGATCTTTATAGaaacgatatattttaataaactggtttaaaaataatatttacattgcaTAATATGGAAATTTGTAGAGTATACACTTGAACAAGACATGTAATAATTATGATACAGATTTGTGTTTGAAATAacttaaataagaaaatcaaTTTGCTCTTAAATGTATATGCAAGATGATTAAGTATACATTAACCATACAATaacttcaaatattattattaaaatatacaaaaatatttacaacaaagCCGACACGAATTCAAAGGGAACGAttccaaaatataatttagccGTTCCGTATTGAGAAGAGACGAAAAGGTTAGGATCGACTTGTAACGATAAATGGTAAATCAAACGATTtgacaaatatttcttaaaatagtCACGTTTTTCCTAAAACGGTTAGTCCAGAAGAAGAACGAATAACTAAGCGTCAGGGAGATATTGCAGAATAATCTAAACCTTGTTCGCACAATTTTGCGAAATTCCAGAGGATCAAGCCGCTTGATAGAACAGGACGAGACTCACCAAGAAAGCAGAAagttttgtgaattttttgcAACACAAAAGCTTTCGAAGGATGACGAAGGTaacgaaaaaaagataaattttgaCGTGCGCGGTGAGAATATGACGAAGGAGGATTATCAGGCGCATCACAAAAAACACCTTGACCGTTGCGTTGTTGTTCGCAAGCGAGTTGTGAAAATTCTTCAAACGGATGATAAAGAAATTGGCCGTGTAGGTTTTGTTACATTCCTGAATCGGTACAACAAAGTTGATGTGGAATATTCTCTGCAGACCATGTGCACGGTAGACGCCATTTCTGGTTTTGCGAGGAAGGCTTGTCAACCATCGCCGCGGTGGAGCATCGATAGATCTCCGTGAGACGATCGAGTCAAAGTATTCGCAAGTAACTCacagttattataaatgttgtTTGCGTACTCGGAGGACACGTCCGGAGTCAGAATCAAGCGAAATTCACGACGCCTCGGCTTTTTCGGCCGTGGCGCGCGAAAAACCACGAAAAAAACAACGAATTTGCTCGTACCTGGTTAGTGCGCTCAAAACGCAGCTCGGTCACGTGACCGCGGGCCCCCCTCCCTAATACAGCAGCACCGCCTCTATGCTTTATCAAGTTCCATACGGGTAGCCAATTTGCTACTAGAAATTTCAGGTTCGC
The sequence above is drawn from the Hylaeus volcanicus isolate JK05 chromosome 2, UHH_iyHylVolc1.0_haploid, whole genome shotgun sequence genome and encodes:
- the LOC128872950 gene encoding protein lingerer isoform X2; amino-acid sequence: MSSSNKSVSSGGKGTNKNKSSQQHGKSDHQTKSSDSTKHEKAQPNTVQTRHAQIIDTRMGSGEDPILKERIKQVMDMTRRSEDEVVMALHDSDGDLDRAVNDLLEGVKTEWEVKKKKPRQPSGSKQNMDTSAGQDEGGDWDERRNQRGGGPPRMRGRANHDNRGWRGRENKENERNMEDGVRDGSYSGNRRGRGGPGRPGRGGRGGGRGLGPRTFANRNDPSSTSSPHNFNRSIDTWTGNDEQQQTVQEPKMDAWNNLDSTEDWDNEEYTGSLADTKVFTPSTSVAEVPSSIEETKTQDLQSVQSNQNVNLSLLQQEELPKLSEIPSIQQQTLIQQSQQQQPVLNLPTMQLLQQPNAISGGVLTAAQTQYFTQLTQQTSENLKAAGQTTFSSSISSQPQRQTKQRPRVPPPSKIPSSAVEMPGDAVNSGIGFLDVQFGALEFGSDSSSLDGSANEKFNSASSTIPGVDVSSATNAVNTANTNKSLDIETTQTSTTPFSTTSQILSNSDNLPVSSEHSINAQSFTARGSSTGQTLDITKQDFTSQVSPGNAPTYGTATTYQSQKSSFQPPAATPSTYNAYSTNAESAQSSFQTASGTSANSYSATPTVSQASYNSSSSFPQSNTSTFNQASPSAPVSATSGYNQPTTTNQVYQSTSGYVPATTSQYQAQVVVTNTVSNSSTGYQTSGYQGSSSFQSTPQAYQPSVTTFTSPITQTSGAYQSAAQSVYASAYGTYGSQPQTASHNHKLNSNTTKDSQYDSNTTTSNSSLATTTAPTLGLSSASVNSSQTKVTNSNAVPKSTSSGVVTGNSGTGNITGGGAAGSMTPMLSHQYIMGQGVPYAFQQPMYSFEDMQLMQQRIPHMPTTGYYDAPLGYQTTGPATSLGGGRGDALSGVQGVQGVQGVQGAYTSINDARFTRNDSNASPVPSTMSQQTATQHQQPMINPTLPPTYAYFAYGGGIMPGSFQYGTPAAIYPIATAGNAGTNSGAYSAKPGSYGSGYGAGASYDAMASAGPSADYKGAGSSYNSTQTGKTGTSTGNTNTGGSSATDISATMYAKSHVALSKVNSYDKQTFHSATPPPFNLTGSQNAGLPSAYGTPHLFIPTMAHQLHQPLHQDGGSSTGQRSNTSSQNKAQAKPGYSPNYWTGSN